From the Phyllopteryx taeniolatus isolate TA_2022b chromosome 20, UOR_Ptae_1.2, whole genome shotgun sequence genome, one window contains:
- the cpa6 gene encoding carboxypeptidase A6 isoform X2, translated as MTVDFGWPFRLFLLPCVIICSGVLCAHSLYKNRYAGDQVFRISPSNDEDVCTLRNILDSMKVDLWQPNSISLISRNATVDVHIKRRDTRRLHATLKRERIQYRVFITNLQQEIEKQTRRRSSRKRRSDSPYDYEVYHSLEEVQRWMFEMNTTHSDRLDMFSIGKSYEGRPLYVLQLGKRSRPQKKAVWIDCGVHAREWIGPAFCQWFVKEALNSYRYDSATRRLLNQLNFYIMPIFNVDGYHFSWTTDRFWRKTRSKNRKFRCRGVDANRNWKVKWCEEGASSHPCDDTYCGPHPESEPEVKAVAKFLRKHKKRVKAYISVHAYAQMLLYPYSYKYAAIPNFNCVESAAQNAVTALYSAYGVKYRYGPASTTLYVSSGSSIDWAYRNGIPYAFAFELRDTGYFGFLLPETLINPTCTETTRAVKAIASGLLKKCYTDAEAFSYI; from the exons ATGACAGTGGACTTCGGATGGCCATTTCGTCTTTTTTTGCTGCCCTGTGTGATCATTTGCAGCGGCGTGCTATGTGCACACTCGCTCTACAAGAACCGCTACGCTGG CGATCAAGTCTTCAGGATAAGCCCGAGTAACGACGAGGACGTGTGCACGCTCAGGAACATTCTAGACAGCATGAAG GTGGACCTGTGGCAGCCTAACAGCATTTCTCTGATCAGCCGGAACGCTACGGTGGATGTGCACATCAAACGCAGAGACACGAGACGGCTTCATGCCACCTTAAAGCGGGAACGCATACAATATAG AGTTTTCATCACTAATCTGCAGCAGGAAATTGAAAAGCAGACGAGACGTCGCTCGTCTCGCAAGCGCAGGTCAGACAGTCCGTACGACTATGAGGTCTACCACTCCCTGGAGGAG GTCCAGAGGTGGATGTTCGAGATGAACACAACTCACTCCGACCGGCTCGACATGTTCTCCATCGGGAAGTCGTACGAAGGACGACCCCTTTACGTCCTTCAG CTAGGAAAGAGAAGTCGCCCGCAGAAAAAAGCCGTCTGGATCGACTGCGGGGTCCACGCCAGGGAGTGGATAGGGCCAGCCTTCTGTCAGTGGTTCGTCAAAGAG GCGCTTAATTCGTACCGGTACGACTCGGCGACCAGACGACTGCTCAACCAGCTCAATTTCTACATCATGCCCATCTTCAACGTGGACGGATACCACTTCAGCTGGACTACA GATCGCTTCTGGAGGAAGACGCGATCCAAAAATCGCAAGTTCCGCTGTAGAGGAGTGGACGCCAACAGGAACTGGAAAGTCAAATGGTGTG AAGAGGGGGCTTCCTCTCACCCTTGCGACGACACCTATTGCGGACCCCACCCCGAGTCAGAGCCAGAGGTAAAGGCTGTCGCCAAGTTCCTGCGCAAGCACAAGAAGCGCGTCAAGGCCTACATCTCTGTGCATGCGTACGCCCAGATGCTCCTCTACCCGTATTCGTACAAGTATGCTGCCATCCCCAACTTTAACTGCGTG gaGTCAGCAGCTCAGAATGCAGTGACGGCACTGTACTCTGCCTATGGAGTCAAGTACAGATATGGACCTGCTTCTACAACCCTAT ACGTTAGCTCGGGCAGTTCCATCGACTGGGCCTACAGGAACGGGATTCCATACGCGTTCGCCTTCGAGCTGCGGGATACGGGCTACTTTGGCTTCCTGTTGCCAGAAACCCTCATCAACCCCACGTGCACTGAGACCACGCGGGCGGTGAAAGCCATTGCATCGGGCCTGCTCAAGAAGTGTTACACGGATGCCGAAGCCTTCTCGTACATATGA
- the cpa6 gene encoding carboxypeptidase A6 isoform X1 has protein sequence MRDEMQLQSDVPQRRFSHRANKESLYMCFLLTQDPHACKACKNVTLGTSQPGWRRTFYFFILKLGTHGKGIHLFPSGLLKPSSDQVFRISPSNDEDVCTLRNILDSMKVDLWQPNSISLISRNATVDVHIKRRDTRRLHATLKRERIQYRVFITNLQQEIEKQTRRRSSRKRRSDSPYDYEVYHSLEEVQRWMFEMNTTHSDRLDMFSIGKSYEGRPLYVLQLGKRSRPQKKAVWIDCGVHAREWIGPAFCQWFVKEALNSYRYDSATRRLLNQLNFYIMPIFNVDGYHFSWTTDRFWRKTRSKNRKFRCRGVDANRNWKVKWCEEGASSHPCDDTYCGPHPESEPEVKAVAKFLRKHKKRVKAYISVHAYAQMLLYPYSYKYAAIPNFNCVESAAQNAVTALYSAYGVKYRYGPASTTLYVSSGSSIDWAYRNGIPYAFAFELRDTGYFGFLLPETLINPTCTETTRAVKAIASGLLKKCYTDAEAFSYI, from the exons ATGAGGGATGAGATGCAATTGCAATCAGATGTGCCGCAGCGTAGATTTTCTCATCGAGCGAACAAAGAGAGCCTGTATATGTGCTTTTTGTTGACTCAAGACCCGCATGCATGCAAGGCTTGCAAGAATGTAACACTTGGAACATCCCAACCTGGATGGAGAaggacattttatttctttattttaaaactaGGAACTCATGGGAAGGGAATTCATCTGTTCCCGAGTGGCCTGTTAAAACCTTCAAG CGATCAAGTCTTCAGGATAAGCCCGAGTAACGACGAGGACGTGTGCACGCTCAGGAACATTCTAGACAGCATGAAG GTGGACCTGTGGCAGCCTAACAGCATTTCTCTGATCAGCCGGAACGCTACGGTGGATGTGCACATCAAACGCAGAGACACGAGACGGCTTCATGCCACCTTAAAGCGGGAACGCATACAATATAG AGTTTTCATCACTAATCTGCAGCAGGAAATTGAAAAGCAGACGAGACGTCGCTCGTCTCGCAAGCGCAGGTCAGACAGTCCGTACGACTATGAGGTCTACCACTCCCTGGAGGAG GTCCAGAGGTGGATGTTCGAGATGAACACAACTCACTCCGACCGGCTCGACATGTTCTCCATCGGGAAGTCGTACGAAGGACGACCCCTTTACGTCCTTCAG CTAGGAAAGAGAAGTCGCCCGCAGAAAAAAGCCGTCTGGATCGACTGCGGGGTCCACGCCAGGGAGTGGATAGGGCCAGCCTTCTGTCAGTGGTTCGTCAAAGAG GCGCTTAATTCGTACCGGTACGACTCGGCGACCAGACGACTGCTCAACCAGCTCAATTTCTACATCATGCCCATCTTCAACGTGGACGGATACCACTTCAGCTGGACTACA GATCGCTTCTGGAGGAAGACGCGATCCAAAAATCGCAAGTTCCGCTGTAGAGGAGTGGACGCCAACAGGAACTGGAAAGTCAAATGGTGTG AAGAGGGGGCTTCCTCTCACCCTTGCGACGACACCTATTGCGGACCCCACCCCGAGTCAGAGCCAGAGGTAAAGGCTGTCGCCAAGTTCCTGCGCAAGCACAAGAAGCGCGTCAAGGCCTACATCTCTGTGCATGCGTACGCCCAGATGCTCCTCTACCCGTATTCGTACAAGTATGCTGCCATCCCCAACTTTAACTGCGTG gaGTCAGCAGCTCAGAATGCAGTGACGGCACTGTACTCTGCCTATGGAGTCAAGTACAGATATGGACCTGCTTCTACAACCCTAT ACGTTAGCTCGGGCAGTTCCATCGACTGGGCCTACAGGAACGGGATTCCATACGCGTTCGCCTTCGAGCTGCGGGATACGGGCTACTTTGGCTTCCTGTTGCCAGAAACCCTCATCAACCCCACGTGCACTGAGACCACGCGGGCGGTGAAAGCCATTGCATCGGGCCTGCTCAAGAAGTGTTACACGGATGCCGAAGCCTTCTCGTACATATGA
- the LOC133469932 gene encoding trichohyalin-like produces the protein MHHQRHQAMVAEGGYVKQSGLKRALFFSESSNRELVAQITALRAQMDSERQSHNRERQRLQKALDEVRSDRSAPAIEQKLREREHEMGVLQDVLAAAQRETVQVRQYWMEEHDLLKRAREDDSENIVAAVNTEWQQWWSVREQEAVAQLQAQWETAQWHAEGMAAQFNAKLESVQRHSTDTALYFKAELERQQWHMNQSVMEKDEMIAKLTKENRLLGSDHTALSGQLLKLESEASQLQRSVFRLKEELKVQQEAKMLVDEELPAAIAALTRVIELERQHHQEEKQMLRKALEEVQTPNDLAEKLREKQVEASDLQDALAASRQETADVRKYWMQECEQLKKSAEETATNTVEAINSEWQQFKAEWEHMQRHTSQALREKDELLATLLNDIEKLTSQLVKV, from the coding sequence ATGCACCACCAACGGCACCAGGCGATGgtggcggagggaggctacgtCAAACAGAGTGGCCTCAAGCGGGCGCTCTTCTTCAGCGAGAGCTCAAACCGTGAGTTGGTCGCTCAAATCACTGCCCTGAGAGCGCAGATGGACAGCGAGCGCCAGAGCCACAACAGGGAGCGGCAGAGGCTCCAGAAGGCTCTGGACGAGGTGAGGAGTGACCGGAGCGCCCCGGCGATTGAACAGAAGCTCCGGGAAAGGGAGCACGAGATGGGTGTCCTTCAAGATGTCCTGGCCGCGGCTCAGCGGGAAACGGTGCAGGTGCGGCAGTACTGGATGGAAGAACACGACCTGCTCAAGAGGGCCCGGGAAGACGACTCTGAGAACATCGTGGCGGCCGTCAACACCGAGTGGCAGCAGTGGTGGAGTGTCCGTGAGCAGGAGGCGGTGGCCCAGTTGCAAGCTCAGTGGGAGACCGCGCAGTGGCACGCCGAGGGGATGGCGGCTCAATTTAATGCCAAGCTGGAGAGCGTACAGAGGCATAGCACCGACACCGCCCTCTACTTCAAGGCGGAATTGGAACGCCAGCAGTGGCACATGAACCAGAGCGTCATGGAGAAGGACGAGATGATCGCGAAGCTGACCAAAGAGAACCGCCTGCTCGGATCGGACCACACCGCCTTGTCTGGACAGCTCCTCAAATTGGAATCGGAGGCCTCCCAGCTGCAAAGATCTGTCTTCCGTCTGAAGGAGGAGCTGAAGGTCCAGCAGGAGGCCAAGATGCTGGTGGACGAGGAGCTCCCCGCGGCCATCGCCGCTCTCACGCGTGTGATTGAACTGGAGCGCCAACACCATCAGGAGGAGAAGCAGATGCTCCGAAAAGCTCTGGAGGAGGTTCAGACACCAAATGACTTGGCAGAGAAGCTCCGGGAGAAACAAGTCGAGGCCAGCGACCTGCAGGACGCTCTGGCGGCCTCCCGCCAGGAAACGGCCGACGTGCGCAAGTACTGGATGCAGGAGTGCGAGCAGCTCAAAAAGAGCGCAGAGGAAACCGCCACGAACACTGTGGAGGCCATCAACAGCGAGTGGCAGCAGTTTAAAGCGGAGTGGGAGCACATGCAGAGGCACACCAGCCAGGCCCTGCGGGAGAAGGACGAATTGCTCGCTACGTTGCTCAACGACATTGAGAAGTTGACGTCCCAGCTTGTAAAAGTTTAA